The Candidatus Sericytochromatia bacterium region GCCAAGTTGCTCAGGATTGCAAAGGTGACGGTGGCAAGGACCATGGCGGGCGCCGCCTTGCCGATCTGGCGCGGGTGCAAGGTCGTAAGCAGCTCTTTCACCAGTTCACCGAGGACCCGGCGGCCCCACCACGCCACGCCAAGCATCAGCGCTATGACCAGCAGCCCTAAGGCGCCGCTTTGCGCCGGCAGATTGATCAGGCCATGGGCGAGCATACCCGGCCAAAGCGAGCCGGTCCGCCAGTACAGGCCACCGAGCACCAGCGCGGTCGCCAAGAGAAGCGCGAACGTGCCCAGGTTCAACAAATTGGGCTGGTGGTACTGGGAGTGGCTGAGCGCAAACAGCAAACTGCTCAGCAAGATCGCCAAGCCAGGCGGCATGAACTGCTGCAAACGGCCCTGCAACACACCGCGGTAGAACCATTCCTCCAGCACCGGCACCAGGCCATAGCTGGCCACCGCCATCAAAACCCAGAAGTCCCAGGTTTGCGGCGCATCGAGCAGGGCTTGGCGCCAGGGCTCGGTCGGGCCCAGATCCCACTGCGCATCCACCATCAGCAGGCCCAGATGCCAGGGGGCCAGTAGGCATGCCGCCAGCAGACCCAGCTTCAACAAGGGAAACACTCGCTGGCCGGAGCAGCCAAGGCCCAGTCGCCGCTGCCGCAGGTCGCCGCGCGGGCACCAGATCGCCGCCACCAGCATGGCGGTGCCTGCATATTGAAACAAGAGCACCAGGCCCAACGACTGGGCGAGGGGCAGCCAGGATGCAGGCAACGCGCCAGGTTGTAGCGTTGCCAAGGGGTTGCTCAGGCGCACACCAAAGGTAGCGGCCAGCAGCATTGCCAGCAGGCCTCCCAGAAGGGAAAGGGCCAAGACCTCGAACAAGGCCGGCCAGGCGCGAGCGGAATAAGGGACGGAAGCAGTCATGGGCGAACTCCTGAGGAAACGTAGTCGCATCCTCGGCGCTGGCCCCCCG contains the following coding sequences:
- a CDS encoding CPBP family intramembrane glutamic endopeptidase; protein product: MTASVPYSARAWPALFEVLALSLLGGLLAMLLAATFGVRLSNPLATLQPGALPASWLPLAQSLGLVLLFQYAGTAMLVAAIWCPRGDLRQRRLGLGCSGQRVFPLLKLGLLAACLLAPWHLGLLMVDAQWDLGPTEPWRQALLDAPQTWDFWVLMAVASYGLVPVLEEWFYRGVLQGRLQQFMPPGLAILLSSLLFALSHSQYHQPNLLNLGTFALLLATALVLGGLYWRTGSLWPGMLAHGLINLPAQSGALGLLVIALMLGVAWWGRRVLGELVKELLTTLHPRQIGKAAPAMVLATVTFAILSNLAAELALLLALALLPVALGRDWWLRRGPQWSRAKAPDQAGR